In the genome of Acidimicrobiales bacterium, the window CCAGTGCACCGACGTGATCGTGCGTCGCAACCGCATCGAGCGAGCGGGGTCCAACGGCATCGCGCTCGCCGGCTGCGACCGGGTGGTCATCGAGGAGAACACGGTGACGGGGACGTACCTCAGCGGCATCGGCATCCGCCCCATGCCCGACTACGGCCCCGTGAGCGGGGTGACCATCCGGGCCAACCGCGTCGACGACGCCGGCTTCCACGAGACCGGCGTGCTGTGGGGCGGAGGCGTCGCGTCGGGCATCGCCGTGGCCGACGACATCGGCACGGGCGCCTCGATCCGCGGTGTGCGGGTCGTGCGCAACTCGGTCGGTCGGTGCCGCAACAACTTCGTGCGGGTCCTGGGCGCCCAGGACGTGCGCATCGTCGAGAACGAGCTCCGCGGCCCCCTCGTCCCCGGGGCCAGTGCCAACCAGGGCTCGGGCGAGGGCAGCGCGAACGTCGACCCCGGCCGCTACGACCCCATCTACGTCGCCGACAGCGACGGGGTGGCCGTCATCGGGCACGTGCAGGGGTGGCGCCGTGCCGCCCGCAAGGTGCGGGGCCTCACCCGGCCGGCGCTCGACCTCTGAGCCGATACCCGGCGACGGCCTCGGCCCGCGGCGAGCCCCGCGTCAGCGGGCGTCGCGGTTCTGGCCGGTGACCAGCTCGGTGGCGTTCTCGAACAGCGCGGTCGGCGCCACCCTGGCGTAGCGACGCACCACGGCCGCCTGCCCCCGCGCGACCTCCCAGCGGCGGTGGCGGAGCGCCTTCACGACGTCACGGGCCGCCCAAGAGACCAGTGAGGCCCGGGCCCGCTGACGATCACGCTCGGAGAGGCCCGGGTGGTCGACCCACGCCCGGTGGAGGCGCTCGCGTGCCGCCGCGGTCTCCCCACTCGCCTGCTGGTCGGCGGTGGCCATGGCCCCGTGGAGGCGACGCCGCACGAGTGGCTCGGCGAGGTAGCGGACCGGCCCCTGGCCGGCGAGGCGGAGCACGAGATCGAGGTCGGCGACGTGGCCCATGTCCTGCCGGTACCCGCCCACCGCCTCGAACGCCGCCCGGCGGAACATGACCGCCGAGGGCTCGCCGTACACCTGGCCGTTGCGCAGGCACAGCCGCACGAGGGTGTCCTGGTCGAGCGTGTACCGACGCTGGGCGACGAAGATGCGCTCGCGTCGGTTCGGGCGCCGGGGCACCGCCACCTCCCGGTCGTCGTGGTCGATCCACACCTCCCCCGACGAGCAGGCCACCGCCTCCGGGGTCTCGGCGAAGGCCTCGAGGTAGCGCCCGATCAGCCCGTCCCCCAGCTCGTCGTCCTGGCCGAGCACCATCATCAGCTCCCCGGTGGCCCGACGTCCTGCCTCGTTCCAGTTGGCGACCATGCCGAGGCGCTGCGGGTTGTGCACGACGGTGACGTCGGCGAGTCCCACCCGCCCGACGAGGGCGTCGAGCC includes:
- a CDS encoding glycosyltransferase family 2 protein, whose amino-acid sequence is MAPPTVSLCIPVYEPQPRHLERLLASIAAQGHDGLDVVLTDDSATPGLDALVGRVGLADVTVVHNPQRLGMVANWNEAGRRATGELMMVLGQDDELGDGLIGRYLEAFAETPEAVACSSGEVWIDHDDREVAVPRRPNRRERIFVAQRRYTLDQDTLVRLCLRNGQVYGEPSAVMFRRAAFEAVGGYRQDMGHVADLDLVLRLAGQGPVRYLAEPLVRRRLHGAMATADQQASGETAAARERLHRAWVDHPGLSERDRQRARASLVSWAARDVVKALRHRRWEVARGQAAVVRRYARVAPTALFENATELVTGQNRDAR